ggcaggagaagccacaatgagagaaagaaaaaactgcttggagcatttcagGCCGCAGCcatttaaggctggagctgctgagtgcatggagcaggagccagcagaagccacagttgtgccctttGGGTGGAGtttcttggaggtggcaggagagaagagggctttTTTGGCTCTCAGGACAGCAGGACCACTATTAGTGTTCCTGTGGATCCACACAgtagcaaggagccagaacaactgaaaaaaggagtcattcagaggctggtgagtcattgcaagagaccggcacagggcccatcccatgggaagtgtttgaagcatgggtggtgggggagacaggtccaccaggagaacactgggacacagcaaagacagctgatctgccccccaatcagtgcaggaccagaggagactggtcagggatatagaattgcatggggtgcagtttgatgaaaagactcaggcccacatcagagtttctacacaacccaggtgcactgggtctctggagagctggaagtacctataaggtcaactgttaaaccctgagctgcagaaaaagccttccccagggaaacagcagcaaagcagcaatttagctcaatgaTACAGCTCAAGTagtggttcccacaggaagttcccccattttagaagtaagcaaaggacaaaaaattagttctggcctagGCATACCACCAGCATCTCAAGGCCTGCCAGGGGACGTAAGgctggagccggggaccagaccccactcccacaaccaggtacactgtcagcaccttggggcccgctcggggatctgaggcatggatccagggactgccCCCCCgccccacaaccagacacaccaccagtgccaaggaacatgccaaaaacatcacctccatgtgggtggcccaccacagccaccacagtaaccatggctgccgtgaaagcagctagatgccacatcctccacacagatggtccaccagccactggagtgcactgacacaaggagtcacccgcagagaccaaagaaaagaagaggatgtctttctccacaaagcccattccagagtgacagaagaagcatctgctgtatgataattTTGGGGGACATGAACACAACTTTGggagcattggacagatcatctaggcagcaaatcaacagagcaaccattactctttcagaggaagagaagaaatctaaggttatcagtggtggggggggggagggagggggttagggagagattggacaaggggcataaagaataagtacaatttgtaacaatatatatactagtaatattgatttgatcaacttATGTCAACAtggaatccccaaaatatgtataatcaactatgattcaattaaaataagtaaataaataaataaacaaataaataaataaatacagtttgGATAATAAAGGCATGTTTATCTTTGAACCTATTCTACACGTTTTATGTGATAATTTTCAGCCATTGATCTTTTACCTCTAAAATAATGTTTCTGCTATTTTTCTACTCCTTCTACAGGTGCAAGCTCCTCCTCCCTtactcacccccacccctggccatCTCCATATCTCCATCTGCCAGGTTTTATTTCTGGCCAATCCCCAGATATACAGTAACTGCCAATTCAACAGGTAGGATCACACCCTTGTATAAAAGCACTGTGGAAATTAGTCTGACACAAATGTTCTTCTGGACCAAATGGCTATAGATTTGTTTTTTGATAAGAAAAAACCCATTCTACATTCAAAATGTGGTACTGGCTTGTGTTCTCTACAGGTGAAGGGGTACGAATCATTCGTATGGGTTATTTCCTAGGAACGTGCTCATTCTGATTAGCATCTATCTTTTATCTAATTTATTGTTCCAGTCATTCAGTCTGGGTTATTTATTTAGTACTTACTATTTTCTAGCCACTGCGCAAAACGTGAAGGTTATAAAATGAATGACACTATCCTTTTAAGCACGAAATTTCTAATTGTATTCCTGAAACTTTTATTAGTGACTTGTCTGACTTTGAGAAGTCATTAGTGTATCTCAGTTGTCCCATTGTAAGATGATGGGCTTGTATTAAGTGATCTCATAATTTTAAATCCTCAAAACTCAAAGGACATAGGAGATTTGACTTCTGGTATTAATTCAGTCATTAAATCCACTCAGTGCCTTTGAGCACAGTCAAAAGtctcctcttctataaaataaatggaaggtACTAGAGCAGGTTCAGAAAAGCATCCAAGGAACTTTGTTAATAGATCTTTCTAGGAAAAAATGGTTCAGTGTTCAAGAAGGTCTAGGAAATGCTGGAGTCAATAGATTTCTTTACTCTGGAACTTCTCATTAACTTTGCCAATTTCGCTTCATGACTCTTCAAATGGGAGATAGCAAATATGTTTCCCAAACTTACTTGACAATGGAAACTTTTTCCCCAGGAGCATCTCTGTAGTACTAATAATGTCTTTCGGAATACATTTGGGAAATGTCTTACTATATGCCCTCAAAGCCCCTTTATTGCAGCAATACTCTCTATTCTTGGATCAATTTCATGTCATAGGAATCTGCTTGTTTATGTTCTAGTAGGGCTGTGCTGTGTGCACAGCcctgtttgctttttctcttcaaGTTGTGCTTCCAATGCTCTTGGTGCTTGGGCTATAATCTCACCAATCCTGGGTATGTGGCCTGCAAAAACATACATCTCATTAGCACTTTGGACAATAGTGTCCAGAAGAACACACGGTCTGTTTTGCAGAGAAACATTCCACAGAGCACCACAGAGGGAGCTCTTTGGGGGAAAgagaaacaacataaatgaataTGAGAAACAACAGCATTAAGAGGCAGATTTCCATGAAAACTCTAAAAAATATAGTTGACATTTTGATGACTAAATAACATAGTCTTTCCTGTCACAGGACTGCCGTTCCCAACCGGGACTGTTAGGACTCAGAGTAACAGAGCTGAGGGGCTCCATGCAAAAGTCTGTGTTCAACATCTGTCATGCTGGAGATTATTAATGTTCAATTGCATACTATTGTCTTCATGTTATTCAACTTCATTTCATTGTCATTGCTTCAGCTGGGGATTAATCAACTATTTATGGGAAGACAGGACTTGGAGTCAGGGCAATCAAAATGGGGTTACAGTCTGAGGAATGGTGGGGGAAGTAAGTCACCGTTAAAAGACTCCTGATTTGTGAGAGCTTGTTGataatttaattaaacaaaaatatctgaGAAGAATAATGCCATATCCAtatttcaaaaggagaaagaGCATACTTAGTCTTCCTGAAGAATCCAGAAGTGATTCTGAATTTAACCTATTTGGAATTGATTTCTTTGCCCCTTGATTCCTCTTAAGAGGGAGAAACAAGCCGAGATGAGAGAACTAAATGAATGGTTCCTCTGTAGAAATCGAATCATTATGAGTAGTGGAAATCATGCTTCGTTTCTGTTCCTGAAGCCAGTTGACATAACTGAAACATCCAAGAAGTATGAAATATGTATAGGTTTACGAGGTAGACAAAAGTTTTCCattaggaattatttttaaaaacctcacaaATTACTTAGATGTTAACATTTTGCACATATATGTGCATTCTGATTcgttttttaagatttaaatgtCAAATAATTAAGTGATTAGTTATCATCTCAGTGCATGTCCCACAAACATTTATGAACCCGAGTCAGGGGAGATGAAGTATAAATACTGAATTGATTTGCCTAAATATCTGAACTCATGCAATCCAATTATATAATTAGAATAATATAAAGTTTTCATATACACATTAACATCTTTTGATATGTTATTTCACAGAAAACAGCCAAATTATTTGCACAGGAAAACTGCAGGTCTTCAATAATATTAGGACCTGCTAATTTGCCCAATTTACTTAAGAGCTAAAATTAAAGTGTCAATCTATTAGGTCATCATTATGCAAAACTGTCGTACTTCTCGACAAAGCTAAATCTTGGTAGACTAAACTTCTGATACATCTCGTAACGTCAAAATCAAAATCAGCACCTTCACACAAATAATCTCCAACCATTTCAGAACCTCGGTTAAGGTTTTCATATGTAAGCTGCCCACTGACATGGGAAAAGATGGACCaagctcccccccaccccgccctgtTATTCTTCGGGGATGGCCAGGCCGCTCCAGATGGTGTGTGAGCGTCGCACGTAGCTTCGGAGGAACTTCAGCAGACCCGGGCTGTAACGTCAGGGTTTTGCTGTGCGCCGCCCCCTCCCCCCGCAGTTCCCAGGCTGGGAAGGTGCTGAGGTGCAGGCCGAGGGCCGCGCCCACCTGCCGCCACCTGTCCTCCGCTCGGCGCTCTGCTATAAGTTCCCCTCCCTCAAAGATGCGCCCGGCGCGCTCCGACAGTCCTGCGGAAAGCGCTCCTCCCCGTCTGAGCTCCGGGAAAGAGCTCATCTTCCTCCAAAGTCGTGCTGGGCTTTCCCAGAGAACTGGAACGGCCTTCCCCGACCCAGCCGCACGGAACAAGAAGGTCTCCTCCTCTTTTTCACCATCACGTTGGGAAGGTGGTTTTCTCCTGAGCATCTCGACTTCCCTTACACTTGGGCAAGTTACCCGGCAGGAGGCCGAGTCCCGCACGGCCCCGTGAACTGTCCGATCGCGCGTGAATCGCTCTGTTTAGGACTTATTTGCTCAGAAGAGCCACGTCGGGAAGCGGCGCGATAGAGCAGCCCACGCGGAGGTCCTGCCTCTGCCCGGCCGGGGATGAAGTCCTGCCAGCCCAGCCGCCCGCCGGCGGGAGCGCGCGCCGCGGCCCCGTGCACGGGCGGCGCCGAGTGCGCGGGCGCGTGCGCCGGGGCCGGGCGGCTGGAGAGCGCGGCGCGCAGGCGCCTGGCGGCCAACGCGCGCGAGCGGCGCCGCATGCAGGGGCTCAACAGCGCCTTCGACCGCCTGCGCCGGGTGGTGCCGCAGTGGGGCCAGGATAAGAAGCTGTCCAAGTACGAGACCCTGCAGATGGCGCTGAGCTACATCATGGCTCTGACCCGCATCCTGGCCGAGGCCGAGCGGTTCGGCTCGGAGCGGGACTGGCTCACTGTCCCCTGCGAGCACTTCGGCCGCGACCACTACCTCCCGTTCGCGGGCGCGAAGCTGCCGGGCGAGGGCGAGCCCTACGGCCAGAGGCTCTTCGGCTTCCAGCCCGAGCCCTTCCACATGGCCAGTTAGGCCGCGCGCGCGTGGCCGAGGTCCCGAGCCGCAGCCCTGCCCCGGGCAGCCGCGGGGGCGTTCGGTAGCCGCGGGCCCGAAGGACGCACCCGTCGTTCGAGGACAGTTAGTGAACTCGCAGGTTGCTGTCATTCGCGTCAGCAGGCCTGTGGTCGCAGCAACCTCTTGGCCTTTCTTTCCCCCTCCTTGTCTGTATCGTGTAGATTTCAGTAGTGGATCTTGTGAATGGTGAGTGGTTTTGATGCTGTGAAAATAATGCCTCCTCCCCCTTTTATGGACTACTTCGAGGGAAAACGATTTTAAGAAAAGTAGGATTAGGCTATATGGCGGTTTCAGGCCTCAGAGAAATAATCGCTTTCCTAAACTTCGTAAAGTTGTCCTGTTCGGTGAAGTTACAGTACCCATCACTTGTGTATGCTCAATGCAGAGCTCCCTTCCTGTTGTGCAAATGCATTTATGCCTAGTggtttgtgtgtgcgtgcatgaAGAAaagtcagactttttttttttttttttgtagagtacCTGGGCTGAGCgctctgtattttttaaaactgtgtacacattattaaaatatagattttgtaaaatataaataaaaatgtgagtttGTTTTTCGTGCCAAGTACCCTGCTAGTTTCCTGATGGCCTGTCTGGGGgtgatgagatttttttttaaagggaaattttatttttttaagtttatttacttattaatattaatattatttttttttacattctatgatgttgcagaacAGCAGGGGGAGAGGTGGAGAGGGGGAGacgggaaagggggaggaaatagggtgggaggaggaggaagggggaggggtggagttgaGGCCTGTgtcaccccctcattcctgcaggggagaccggggggcttccaggggtggcCTGGTCGTTGCTGAGCTGGGTGcggatgtcagaggggtgtggctgaagccctcggcccccGCACCACCCTGGCTGGGTGGTTGATGCTGGGCTGGTTGccagtgttgggggtggggggtttgggggtggaggggtgatGAGATTGAGTCTTCCCTGAGTAAAGATGTGGAATGTTTAAATCTAATTTCACCAATTGGCGAATGTGCTGTTTTGTAACACTTGGTCAAAAAAGACAAGCTGATGAGAGAGTccaagtaaataattttttttttttttttttggtcattttttcgtgacgggcactcagccagtgagtgcaccggccattcccatataggatccgaaccctcggcgggagcgtcgcgctcccagcgctgcactctcccgagtgcgccacgggctcggcccccaggtAAATAATTTGAAAGTTTTCTCTGTCAACTTGGAAATATGGATATattttttgtgattaaaaaaaaatttaaataggaaCTATATTTAGCATTTAAGTAACAGATATACAGTTACATATACAATATGGTATTTTCCTTATTAAACCAGTACTACTAATCTTTACAAGtatcaaaatatatatacttattcCTATATGTATATAGGAATTATGTAAtaatatatttacacacatataggaataaataaatatgtatttctaaaactaacaattagagaaataaaaattattgcatttggaagtgatttcctttttttttttttgattttaaaaaaatttccttttaatcAGTTCAAGTTGAGCAATAAGGGCTTCACCACCATCAAGACTAATCAAAATGGAAGCAAAATAAACGCGTGGTAGtggtttaaatttcttttgttaatttgCTAACCATTTCATGAACAAACCAAGCCCTTTATGTAAAGAGTGACATGGTGGTTAACAGCCCTGCATGCATTTGGGGGAATGCCTTACTCATAACTAGGAAAAGCGGGATTCTAAGTtatctatgtatttttttgtgtgtgtttgttcgtcttttattttatttt
Above is a genomic segment from Cynocephalus volans isolate mCynVol1 chromosome 7, mCynVol1.pri, whole genome shotgun sequence containing:
- the ATOH7 gene encoding transcription factor ATOH7, which produces MKSCQPSRPPAGARAAAPCTGGAECAGACAGAGRLESAARRRLAANARERRRMQGLNSAFDRLRRVVPQWGQDKKLSKYETLQMALSYIMALTRILAEAERFGSERDWLTVPCEHFGRDHYLPFAGAKLPGEGEPYGQRLFGFQPEPFHMAS